The Vagococcus intermedius genome includes the window AGGAGACCGAAATGGACACATTTCCAGTCTCTTTTCTGGCTCAAAACGGCCACGTTTTGAAAAGGTTTATCAGGGGGATTGGGGGAGCGGCGCGTCCCCAACAAGGTCGTTTGCGCCACGAAGTGGCTAGCAAACATAGAGCTTGCTAAACCTCTTAGCCCAACCATAACACTAGAAACCGAAAGCGTTTTTATGTTAGGGTTGGTTCTGAATACATATGAAGAAAACAGGAGGTGGGACGTTGAGCGAACGAGAGATTTTTGAGGAGACTTTTGCTGAGAGGGAACCGAAGCGAAAAGAGCCGAAACAAATCAGCTTTCGAGTGAGCGAACCCGAATTTGAAAAGTTGAAGCGCTCCGCTGAAAGTTTTCAAATGAGTGTGCCGGCTTTTGTCAAAAGCAAGGCACAAGGGGCTAAGCTCGTGACACCAAAAGTGGACCGAGCAGGCGCAATTGAAATCGCCAAACAATTACGAGCGATTGGCAACAATGTGAACCAAATGGCACGAGTTACTAATACCGCCGAATTGGATACCAATACAGCGGATAACCTAGCGTCTGCATTAAAAGACGTACAAGAGGAGTTGCAAAATGTATGGGAAACCCTTGTTTAACCTATTTTAAAAAAGGCTTTTCTTACACTCTGTTATTTATGGGAGTGAACGTACTAGTAAAATTAATTACTGATTATCAAGAAACCATTAGCTTTCTTCGTGCCCTCTTTCAAACTGAAATAACGACTCGTTTAATCGTATTTTCAACATTACTTATTGTTTGGATTGCTATAAGTTTAATCATTAGCTTGGGATTAATAGGATATGACTATTTGAAAAAGAAAACAAAGAATAAAAAAAGAAATGAAAAGAATGATGGCAACTATTAAATTAGCACGCAGTACAAGCTGTTCTCGCTGCATTAATTACGCTGAACCGCGTACAACCGTCAAAAGTGGCTTAAATTGCGATGTCAATTATGCTAAAACTCAAATGAAAGCTACCCGCATGATTTATGGAAAAGACGATAAAGTCCAAGCACATACCCTTATTCAGTCATTTAAGCCCGGAGAGGTCACTCCGGAACAAGCAAACGAATTAGGTTATCAACTAGCGCGAAAAGTCGCTGAAGGTCACCAGGTTTCCATTTACACGCATACCGATAAAGACCATATTCATAACCATTTAGTGATTAACAGCGTCAATATGGATACCGGTTTGAAATTTCAAGCCCATGGACAAAAAGCCATTCAAGAAGTTAAAGACGCGAATGATCAGATTTGTCTGGAACAGGGCTTAACTATTCCTGAAGAACCCGCTAATGTTCGGTATACCGCTGCTGAAAAATCATTGTTAGAAAAAGGAAAAAGCAGTTGGAAAGACGAAATCAGGGAGGCAGTCGACCATGCAAAGGCCCGTACACGCGATTTTAAGGACTTTTCAGCGTTTTTAAATGAAAAAGGCATAGATGTTAAATTGAGAGGAAAAACAATCACCTACACCCATTTAAACGTCAATAAAAAGGTGAGAGCGAAAAAATTAGGCAGTGATTATGAAAAGGAGACGATTTTTAATGGCTTTGAAAGATACATTGAACCAACCAAAACCAGACATACCCCAATCGAACGACCAAGAAACAATGAACCAAGATCTGCAACAACTGATTCAAGTATTGACCGAAATTCGAAATTACAGCGGAGCGACACTGCAACAGAAAAGCATGGAGAAAGCCAATCTGGAGAAAAACTTACAAGAGATTCAACAAGTAACAACTACAGTTCTGAACAGTTTCAACAGCAACTTGAAAAACTTAGAAACCACACAGACCAACTTCAACGAGACAGCTCAAAAGCAGTCAGCCGAATCATTGAAAAACCTGAAAGCGATCCTAAACGACCTGCTGGATCAAAACAAGAACGAAATCGCGAAGATTCAGCAAGAAATGAGCCAGAACAACAACCAATTAAGCGAGATCAACCAAACCATAACCGAGACTATGGACCAAGTCTTTGAGAAATTAAATACTGAAATCAAACGAACCAACCAAAAATTAACCTTTAGAACGGTTGCAACCAATTTATATGCCAGCGTACCTACCGGTATCGTTGTTGTGGCGCTCATGTGGCTACTCAATACCTTTAATCTATGGTAAAAATGAAACACTTATTGGAAAAAGAGAGTTTAAATTAATTTAAACTCGTTAAAGATAGCTTTAGATCTATTTCAATTTTATTTGACTCCTTTTATACTCTTGCGATGAAGAAACGAATTAAACGCTATTTTTTAACGTTTTAGCTTTTGGGTATGTAGGGCTTGCCCTGCACGAACGAAGTGAGCTATCTACTTGTTCGAATATTAGCCAAAGTAATCTTCTAAGGTGTTCTATTAATAGAACTCACATCTCTCTCTCTTTTTATTGCAAATGGAGCAGAGCGACTTCTTTTGACCTGTCTAAATATTTCATGATGGTTTTATGTTTGTATGAATATATTTAATTTTATCTAATTTAGATTAATTGTTTTTATTTATAATTGAGAAAGTATTATATATTTATCATATATATTTTAATCTTTTAACCTTTTGTAGCTATATAAAAGGCTCTACACCAATGTTAATTTGATATACATAAGTACTAAAAGCGATGTATGTAAGTACTAAAAGCGATGTATGTAAGTACTAAAAGCGATGTATGTAAGTACTTTTGCGTTGAAAAAGTATGCATATCGTTGTACAATAACAATACGTATCTTTATGGTATTTATTGTTAGTAGATTACCTAAATAGAACATACAAAAAGGTGGCTTTCTATGCTTAATAATAATGAAGATTCTCCATATAAAGTGGTGAATTTACTTGATCTAGAGAATCAAAAAGCTGTTGAACATAATGATTTAATTACTAGCGTAGCTAAAATGGACAAAATACCTCTTAAAATTTTTGAGTTAGCTGTTTCTTGTTTAGATACAGAAAATATTCCTAAAGACAATACAGTTTATTTATCTAAAGAAACATTATTTTCTTTTTTTGATGTTACTAGTAGCAGTAAGCATACACGGTTTAAAAATGCTCTAAGAACGCTGCATGAACAAGCTATTTTTGAAGTGCAAGAAGCTACAAAGAAAGAAGGAACATTTGATTATTCAATTATTTCTCCTATTTCGAGGAGTAGCTGGAATGATTACAATGACTTAGTATCAATTAAGTTTACAGAAGATATTATGCCTTATTTGATTAACTTAAAGTCAAACTTCACGCAATATTTAATTACTGATATTATGGAATTGAATAGTAAATACAGTGTCATATTATATAAATGGTTTTCCATGAATTATAACCAATACGAAAAATATAAGGAAAATGGACAGCGTAGAGAAGAACAATTAACACAGCTTAAAAATCCATATATTGATATATTAGAACTACGTCGTTTAACAAATACGATAGATGAATATGAATTGTTTAGTAATTTTGATAAAAAAATATTGAAAAAGCCTATCGGAGAAATTAATAAGAACACACATTTTACAATTACTTACGATAAAATAAAAAAAGGTAGATCAATCATAGGAATAAATTTTAATATTGAAAAGAAAAATAAAATTCATGCTCCAATAGATTACAAATCAAACGATAATATATCTCAAAAATTTCAAAAGAATAAAGAAGAAAACGAAGATCAATTATTAGGACTAGCTATGCAGAGTCCTTACACTAAAATCTTATTAGAACAGCTATTAATTAACCAATATGACTTAATTGATAAAAAAGTCATGATCGGTTTACAACGAATGGTCTTTCCAAGGTATGAAGAATTGGTTGATTTGCAAGGTTTAAATTCAGTAAAAGAACATATTTCTTATGTAGCAGCACACAAAATTCCATATTCTATTAAAGAAAACACAGTAAAATATTTAAAAATTGCTATAGAAAAATATCTTACAAATGTAAAAACAAATAGTATTTTTAGAGGTGAATAATATTGGCTAATATAACTATCAAAACCCTAGCAGATGAATTAGGGGTATCGAAACAAGCAATTCGTAAACATATAGATAAGTTACCACCAACCTTATCGGTAACTAGAGAAGGAAATATTATATATATGAATACTGCTGTAGCAAGTTTTATAAGGAGTAAAGTAGGAAGAGTTGGTGGTAACGTTACTAGCAATGTTGGTGGTAATGTTACCAATAGGAAAAACACTGTAAAAAGTACAATAGTAGACAATAACACTCCTTTATCTTCTGAAATTGAAAAAATAATAAATGAACAATTAAAAATAAAAGACAAGCAACTTTCTGAGAAAGATAAACAAATACAAACGATGCAAAAATTACTTGATCAGCAACAACAATTATCTCTTCAGTCAAATAAACAAATCGAACAATTACAGCTCCAACTATCTAATGAAATAGAAATTGATTTAGAAAATTCAAATAGAAATAAAGTAGTTAATGAAAAAGATGGTAAAGATAGTAATGAAGCAAACGAAAAAAAAGGTTTTTTTAACAGAATCTTTAAAAAATAAAAGAGATAAAAAGATGTTGTTACAATATCTTTTTATCTCTTTTTCTGACTCTTAGAAACTCAACTACAGTAAGTGCTAGAGCAGTGTATAATCCTCCACCAATGAAATCTTTATTTACTATATACTCTATTGAAATGCCAATAAAACTAGCAACTATCATAATTAGCATGACGTAAATATATGGATGTTTTTCTGTAAACTCTTTGTATTTATCAAACATAATATCACCTAAGACCTAAATATCTCATTTATTCTCATGATTACTCTACTTGTAACATTACCTG containing:
- a CDS encoding MobC family plasmid mobilization relaxosome protein translates to MSEREIFEETFAEREPKRKEPKQISFRVSEPEFEKLKRSAESFQMSVPAFVKSKAQGAKLVTPKVDRAGAIEIAKQLRAIGNNVNQMARVTNTAELDTNTADNLASALKDVQEELQNVWETLV
- a CDS encoding DUF536 domain-containing protein, which translates into the protein MANITIKTLADELGVSKQAIRKHIDKLPPTLSVTREGNIIYMNTAVASFIRSKVGRVGGNVTSNVGGNVTNRKNTVKSTIVDNNTPLSSEIEKIINEQLKIKDKQLSEKDKQIQTMQKLLDQQQQLSLQSNKQIEQLQLQLSNEIEIDLENSNRNKVVNEKDGKDSNEANEKKGFFNRIFKK
- a CDS encoding RepB family plasmid replication initiator protein; protein product: MLNNNEDSPYKVVNLLDLENQKAVEHNDLITSVAKMDKIPLKIFELAVSCLDTENIPKDNTVYLSKETLFSFFDVTSSSKHTRFKNALRTLHEQAIFEVQEATKKEGTFDYSIISPISRSSWNDYNDLVSIKFTEDIMPYLINLKSNFTQYLITDIMELNSKYSVILYKWFSMNYNQYEKYKENGQRREEQLTQLKNPYIDILELRRLTNTIDEYELFSNFDKKILKKPIGEINKNTHFTITYDKIKKGRSIIGINFNIEKKNKIHAPIDYKSNDNISQKFQKNKEENEDQLLGLAMQSPYTKILLEQLLINQYDLIDKKVMIGLQRMVFPRYEELVDLQGLNSVKEHISYVAAHKIPYSIKENTVKYLKIAIEKYLTNVKTNSIFRGE
- a CDS encoding relaxase/mobilization nuclease domain-containing protein — translated: MKRMMATIKLARSTSCSRCINYAEPRTTVKSGLNCDVNYAKTQMKATRMIYGKDDKVQAHTLIQSFKPGEVTPEQANELGYQLARKVAEGHQVSIYTHTDKDHIHNHLVINSVNMDTGLKFQAHGQKAIQEVKDANDQICLEQGLTIPEEPANVRYTAAEKSLLEKGKSSWKDEIREAVDHAKARTRDFKDFSAFLNEKGIDVKLRGKTITYTHLNVNKKVRAKKLGSDYEKETIFNGFERYIEPTKTRHTPIERPRNNEPRSATTDSSIDRNSKLQRSDTATEKHGESQSGEKLTRDSTSNNYSSEQFQQQLEKLRNHTDQLQRDSSKAVSRIIEKPESDPKRPAGSKQERNREDSARNEPEQQPIKRDQPNHNRDYGPSL